Sequence from the Bacteroidales bacterium genome:
TTTTCGTCGGTATAAGGTTTGCGCTTATCTTCTGCACCAATCACATCGCTTAAAATGCTTTTTATTTCACGAGAAGACACTTCTTCGCCCGAATCTGTCTGCATTGATTCGCTAAAAAAACTTTTCAGCAAAAAAGTTCCAAAAGGAGTTTGAACATATTTGCTGCTTGCCACACGAGAAATTGTAGAAATATCAAGCTGCACAATGTCGGCAATATCTTTTAAAATCATAGGTTTCAGCTTGGTGTCGTCTCCTGTTAAAAAATAATCTCTCTGAAACTCCATAATGGCATTCATAGTTAGATAGAGAGTATTGCTCCTTTGCTTTAAGGCATCAATAAACCATTTGGCAGAGTCTATTTTTTGGCGTACAAACTGTATTGCCTCACGAGTTCTACTATCCTGCGATTTTGAATTTACATAACTTTCCAACATCTGCTGATAATATTTGCTTACGCGAAGGTCAGTGTTAGTTTTAGAATTTATAGTGAGTTGCAATTCGCCATCGTCATTAGTTATTGTGAAGTCTGGAAACACATGCAAGCTGCCTTTATACGAATCGCCGCCTGAATTGCCCGGTTTAGGATTTAGATGTACTATTTCATCAATTGCAGCCTTTAATTCATCTTCGGTCAAATTTAATTTTTTCATTATTTTATCATAATGTTTCTTTGAAAACTCCTCAAAACAATTTGTTAAAATATTAATTGCATTTTGAACCGATTCTAAATTTTCATCTTTTCTTTTCAGTTGTAACAAAAGGCACTCTTTCAAGTCTCTTGCAGCTATGCCGGCAGGATCAAAATCTTGAATAATTTTAATAATTTTCTCAATTTTATCGGCATCTACCATAACATTGCTTGAAAAAGCTAAATCATTCGAAAGCGAGGCTGCATCACGTTTCAGATAGCCATTTTCATCAATATTTCCTATAATATATTTACCAACTTTATGTTCAGTTTCCGTCAAATCTCGCATTTGGAGCTGCTCATATAATTGCTCATAAAAAGTATTTTGGGAAACAAAAGGTATTTCCTTTTCTTCATCATCAGCACTACGATTTCTTGCATTTAGCCTATAATCGCTCTCGTAGTCATCGTCAAGATAATCTTCTAAGGAAAAATCATCATCTTGATTGCCTTCATCAACATTTTCCTGAGCATCATCATCTTGTAAGCTATCATTTCCTTCATCAGCATCTTCAGAAAAGTCCTCCAAAGCTGGATTTTCTTCTATTTCTTGCTTAATTCTCTGCTCCAAAGCAATAGCTGGCACTTGCAACAATTTCATGAGTTGAATTTGCTGAGGCGATAATTTTTGCTGTAATTTTTGCTCAAGTCTTTGACGAAGTGCTGCCATAATAAAAATAAAATTACAAAATATTTTTAATATAATTTAAAACTCAGCATTTTTTGGCGTGCGAGGGAATGGAATCACATCGCGGATATTAGCCATTCCTGTAACAAAAAGAATTAATCTTTCAAAACCAAGACCAAATCCACTATGTGGCACAGTGCCAAACTTGCGTGTTTCGATATACCACCAAACATCTTTTTCTGGAATATTAAGAGCTTTTATACGATTTAGAAGTTTGTCGTAATCAGCTTCACGCTCGCTACCGCCAATAATCTCTCCAATCCTTGGGAATAGAACGTCCATTGCTCTAACTGTCTTTCCATCGTCATTTTGCTTCATATAAAACGCTTTTATTTCGGCAGGATAATCTGTTAGAATAACTGGACATTTGAAATGTTGCTCTACCAAATAGCGTTCATGCTCTGATTGCAAATCAGTTCCCCAAAATACTGGGTATTCAAATTTAACATTAGATTTTGTTAGAATATCAACAGCTTCGGTGTATTTAAGTCGCTTAAATGATAGTTCAGTAACACTTTTCAGCCTTGCTATCAACTCCTTATCATACATTTTTTGCAGAAATTCTAAGTCATCATAGCAATTTTCTAGTGCATAATTAACCAAAAACTTCAAGAAATCTTCGGCTAAATCCATGTTATCAACAATATCATAAAAAGCCATTTCAGGCTCAATCATCCAAAATTCTGCTAAATGCCTTGGCGTATTGCTGTTTTCAGCCCTAAATGTAGGTCCAAAAGTATAAATTTCGCCTAATGCCAAAGCTCCTAATTCGCCTTCAAGCTGCCCAGACACAGTTAAGCTTGTTTCTTTTCCGAAGAAATCTTGCGAAAAGTCAACTTTGCCGTCTGCTGTGCGAGGTGGATTTGAAGCATCTAGCGTGGTTACTCTAAACATCGCTCCTGCGCCTTCTGCATCGCTGCCTGTAATGATAGGACTGTGTAAATAATAAAAGCCTTTATCGTTAAAATACTTATGTATTGCAAATGACATGGCGTGTCTTATCCGCAATACAGCTCCAAATGTATTAGTTCTAGGTCTAAGATGGGCTATTTCTCTAAGAAATTCTAATGTATGCCCTTTCTTTTGTAGTGGATAAGAGTCTGATGGACATTTGCCATATATCTCGATTTTTTCAGCATGAATTTCAACAGGTTGTCCTTGACCAGGCGATTTTACAAGCTTTCCAACAACACAAACGCTGCAACCTGTAGTAATATCTTTAAGCAAAGATTC
This genomic interval carries:
- the rpoN gene encoding RNA polymerase factor sigma-54, with the translated sequence MAALRQRLEQKLQQKLSPQQIQLMKLLQVPAIALEQRIKQEIEENPALEDFSEDADEGNDSLQDDDAQENVDEGNQDDDFSLEDYLDDDYESDYRLNARNRSADDEEKEIPFVSQNTFYEQLYEQLQMRDLTETEHKVGKYIIGNIDENGYLKRDAASLSNDLAFSSNVMVDADKIEKIIKIIQDFDPAGIAARDLKECLLLQLKRKDENLESVQNAINILTNCFEEFSKKHYDKIMKKLNLTEDELKAAIDEIVHLNPKPGNSGGDSYKGSLHVFPDFTITNDDGELQLTINSKTNTDLRVSKYYQQMLESYVNSKSQDSRTREAIQFVRQKIDSAKWFIDALKQRSNTLYLTMNAIMEFQRDYFLTGDDTKLKPMILKDIADIVQLDISTISRVASSKYVQTPFGTFLLKSFFSESMQTDSGEEVSSREIKSILSDVIGAEDKRKPYTDEKLTSILKEKGYNIARRTIAKYREQLDIPVARLRKQI
- the asnS gene encoding asparagine--tRNA ligase — its product is MKRIKIVSLLKDHKEEMIGTSVTIKGWVRTRRDSKNVVFIAVNDGSIIHSIQVVADTSNFSESLLKDITTGCSVCVVGKLVKSPGQGQPVEIHAEKIEIYGKCPSDSYPLQKKGHTLEFLREIAHLRPRTNTFGAVLRIRHAMSFAIHKYFNDKGFYYLHSPIITGSDAEGAGAMFRVTTLDASNPPRTADGKVDFSQDFFGKETSLTVSGQLEGELGALALGEIYTFGPTFRAENSNTPRHLAEFWMIEPEMAFYDIVDNMDLAEDFLKFLVNYALENCYDDLEFLQKMYDKELIARLKSVTELSFKRLKYTEAVDILTKSNVKFEYPVFWGTDLQSEHERYLVEQHFKCPVILTDYPAEIKAFYMKQNDDGKTVRAMDVLFPRIGEIIGGSEREADYDKLLNRIKALNIPEKDVWWYIETRKFGTVPHSGFGLGFERLILFVTGMANIRDVIPFPRTPKNAEF